In Mycolicibacterium lutetiense, the sequence GCCGAGCACCGGAATACCGCGTCGTAGAGCGGCTTCCAGCAGGACGAACTCCCAGGCATCGCGCTCGGTAGGCGGCTCGTTGGTGGCCGAATGGGGCTGCTGCCCATAACGTGCCGGATCCACGTCCGGGCCGCCGGTGATGACCAGCCCGTCGACGCGGTCGAGCACCCGGTCGGCGATCTCACGATCCACCGGCTGCGGCGGTAACAGCAGTGCGATACCACCGGCGCGGGTGACGCCTTCGAAATAGACCTGCGGCAGGAAACTCGCCGGCACGTCCCAGACTCCCGTCTGCGCCTGCTGCAGATAGGTCGTCATGCCGATCACCGGCCAGGCGCTCGCACCGCCCGTCTCAGAGCCGCTCAAAACCGCGAACCCTTTCCCAGTCGGTCACCGCAGAGTTGAACGCGGCCAGTTCGACCCGCGCGTTGTTCAGGTAGTGCTCGACGACGTCGTCCCCGAAGGCCGCGCGCGCCACCTCGGACTTCTCGAACAACTCGGCCGCCTCTGCCAAGGTGGTGGGCAACCGTTGCGCCTCAACGGCATAGGCGTTGCCCGGCAGCGCCTCGGGCAGTTCCAGCTCGTGATCGATGCCGTGCAGTCCCCCGGCGATCAGTGCCGACACCGCCAGATACTGGTTGACATCGCCCCCGGGCGCCCGACATTCCACCCGCATACCGGACCCGTGGCCGACCACCCGCAACGCACAGGTACGGTTGTCCAGGCCCCAGGCAATGACGGTGGGCGCAAAGCTGCCGTCGGAAAACCTCTTGTAGGAGTTGATGTTCGGCGCATGGAAAAGGGTCAGCTCGCGCAGAGTGGCCAGTTGACCGGCAATGAAACTGCGGAACATCGACGACATCCCGTGCGGCCCGGACTCGTCGGTGAATACGAGTGCCCCGTCGTCGCCGCGAAGCGAGATGTGGATGTGACAGCTGTTCCCTTCGCGCTCATCGAATTTCGCCATGAACGTCAGGCTCTTGCCGTGCTGGTCGGCAATCTCCTTTGCGCCGTTCTTGTAGATGGTGTGGTTGTCGCACGTGTTGCGGGCGTGGTCGTAGCGGAAGGCGATCTCCTGCTGACCCAGGTTGCACTCCCCCTTGACGCCCTCGCAGTACAGCCCGGCACCCTCCATGCCGAGGCGGATGTCGCGCAGCAGCGGTTCCATCCGGGTGGACGCCAGCATCGAGTAGTCGACGTTGTAGTCGCTGGCCGGTGTCAGGTCGCGATAGCCCGCCGCCCACGCCTCGCGGAAT encodes:
- a CDS encoding glutamine synthetase family protein, which encodes MSQNPGMLAQADLERMVTAGEIDTVIVAFCDMQGRLTGKRVSGRLFLEQVAAHGAECCNYLLAVDVEMNTVDGYSMSSWDTGYGDMVMTADFSTLRVVPWLPGTALVMADLSRLDGSPVEQAPRSILNRQIDRLAERKLVPYVGTELEFMVFDNTFREAWAAGYRDLTPASDYNVDYSMLASTRMEPLLRDIRLGMEGAGLYCEGVKGECNLGQQEIAFRYDHARNTCDNHTIYKNGAKEIADQHGKSLTFMAKFDEREGNSCHIHISLRGDDGALVFTDESGPHGMSSMFRSFIAGQLATLRELTLFHAPNINSYKRFSDGSFAPTVIAWGLDNRTCALRVVGHGSGMRVECRAPGGDVNQYLAVSALIAGGLHGIDHELELPEALPGNAYAVEAQRLPTTLAEAAELFEKSEVARAAFGDDVVEHYLNNARVELAAFNSAVTDWERVRGFERL